Below is a window of Aquipuribacter hungaricus DNA.
CTGCTCGTGCCCGCCGCCGCGGCGTCCGGCGCGGACCCGGTGCCGCCCGCCGCACCCGTGACGACCCAGGCCGCCGCACCCGCCGCCGGCGTGCCGGTCGGCTCGCTCGCCCCCGGCCAGCAGGTCGCGGACGGCAGCACCCGCCTGGTCATGCAGACCGACGGCAACCTCGTCGTCTACGCCGGCGGTGCCCCCGCCTGGCACAGCCGCACCGACGGGCACCCCGGCGCCCGGCTCGTCGTCCAGGGCGACGGCAACCTCGTCGTCGTCGGCCCCGACGCCCGTCCCGTCTGGGACAGCGGCACCTGGGGGCTCGGCGCCACCGACCTCCGCCTGGTGCCCGGCGGCCTCTCGCTCCTGCTGCCCTCGGGCCGGCCGGTGTGGCGCGACGGCACGTGGCTGGCGGCCACCGTCGCGGCCGGGCAGGACGTCGTGCCGGGGGAGCCTGTGCCCAGCCGCGACCGGTCCCACCGGCTGGTGCTTCAGGGCGACGGCAACCTCGTGCTCTACCGCGGGGCGGTGGCGACGTGGTCGAGCCGGACCGACGGCAGCGGCGCCGACGTGCTGCGCCTGCAGGCCGACGGCAACCTCGTCCTGCTCGACGACGGGGCGCCCGTCTGGCACACCGTGACCGCCGGCACCGCCGCGGCGCGGCTCGTCGTCCAGGCCGACGGCAACACCGTCCTGCTCGGCGCCACCCGCCCGGTGTGGGACAGCCGGGGTGCCACGGGCGCCGCGGCCCACCACCTGCGCGCCGGCGCGGTGCCCTCGTGGGCGCTGGCCGTGCCCGACCGCACCCGCCAGGTCCTCCGTGCCGTCCCCTCGACCCGCTGGTGCAGCCAGCGCTGGTGCGCGGTGACCGAGCTCTGGCGCAAGGCCAGCAACGGCACGTGGGTGCAGGAGGCGGCCTACCGCTCCCAGAGCGGTCCCGAGGGCTTCAGCCCGATGCCGCGCCGCGCGGGCGACGGCACGACGCCGTCGGGCGTCTACGGGATCGCGACGACGTTCAGCTCCCACGCCACCCCGCCCGGCCCCATGCCGTGGCGCCGCCGCCTGCCGACGTCCACCGTGAGCGGGAGCGCGGCGTACTACAACACGTGGATCGAGGAGCCCGGCCGGACCGACGGCACGCGCCCGTCCATGGAGTACGGCCTGTGGGTGGACTTCAACAACGCCCGCATGGTGCCCGGGCAGGGGCCGGCGCCGGACCCCCGGATCGGGTCGGGCATCTTCGTCCACACGCTGCCCGCCACCGCGCGCTACATCGCCTCCGAGGGCTGCATCGCCATCGGCGAGCGGACCCAGATGCTCGCGGTGCTCCAGTGGCTCGACCCGGCCGCGCAGCCCCGCGTCGTCCTCGGCACCTGAGCCCGAGGAGCGCGAGGAGCCTGCACCCCATCCGGGACGGCGGCGGCGGCGTACCAGGGGCGCGCCGGCCGACGACGGTCGCGCGCTCCTGACCGCCTCGTGCGGGGCGGTCCGACCCGGAGGATGCACATGCGCCCGACACCCCCCGCCCTCGTCGCCGCTGCCGCCGTCGCGGCAGGCCTCGCCCTGTCCCTCGCCGCGCCGGCCTCGGCCGTGCACGAGGAGGTCCAGGTCACCGGTCTCACCCAGAGCGGCCGGCTCGTCACGTTCGCGGCCGGCGACCCCGGCACCATCCTGTCCACGGTCCGGGTCACCGGCCTGGGCGGCGACCTCGTCGGCATCGACTACCGCCCCCTCACCGACCAGCTGTACGGCGTCGTCCGCGGCGCGGGCGGGGCCGGGAGCATCGTCGTCATCGACGACACCACCGGGCAGGTGCTGTCGAGCACGGCGCTGCGCGGTGTGGACGGCGCCCCGGTCGTCCTGGCCGGCGGCAGCTTCGGCGTCGACGTCAACCCCGCCGCCGACGCCCTGCGCATCGTCTCCGACAGCGGCCAGAACCTCCGCGTCCTGCTGTCCGACCGGGCCGCCGGCGCGCTCGGCACGACGTTCGTCGACGGGACCATCACCCCCGCCGGGTCCGCCGTCGTCGGCGCCGCGTACACCGGCAGCGACACCGACCCGGCCACCGGGACCGCCCTGTACGACCTGTCCGCCGCCGGAGACAGCCTCGTCCTGCAGGACCCGCCGAACGCGGGCGCCCTCAAGCCGGTCGGCCCGCTCGGCCGAGCGGTCGGCGAGAAGGCCGGCTTCGACATCTACACCGAGGGCACGACGAACATCGCCCTGGTCTCCCTCGTCGACCGCGGCCGCGCCACCCTGTCGGTCGTCGACCTCGCCACCGGGGCGGTCAACCCCGCCTCGACCATGGAGATCGGCACCCGCCCCGCGGTCGTCGACATCGCGGTGCCCACGGACCAGTAGGTCCTGCCCGTACGGCCCGACGCACGACGACGACGCCCCCCGGCCGAGCGGCCGGGGGGCGTCGTCGCGCTCGCGGGGGTCCCGCGGGGGCCTCAGCTCACCAGTTCTCGCCCGGATAGATCCCGAACGTCGCGAGCCACGCCAGGTCGTCGGCGGTGTCCACGCGGTACACCCCGCCGGTGCCGGCGCAGCGGGCGTTCATGCCGTACGAGGTCACCGCGACGACCAGGTTGCTGTCGCCGACGAAGGTCGGGCCGCCGGAGTCGCCGCTGCACGTGCCGCCGGAGCTCGCGTTGTTCGACAGCAGCACCGCCGCCCCCGTCTTGAGCGGGTCCTGGTTGATGACCCGCAGCGGCGAGGCCTGCAGCCGCTCGAGCGAGGCCTCGGTCAGCCCGGTCTGGACCGGCTGGGAGCGCTGCAGGCCGTAGCCCACGGCCGTGAAGGTCTGCTTGACGGCACCCTTCCGGGCGAAGAGCGCGTCGAAGTACCCGGCCTCGGGGATCTCGCCGTACTCCTCGAGGACGACCGGCTCGTCCAGCACGACCACGCCGAGGTCGTGGGAGTAGAAGGCCGCGTCGTCGTAGTCGGGGTGGGTGTACGGCGTGCCCTCGACCGACGTCTCGCCGCCGCCGGGGTAGCCGCTGGCCTCCCGGTCGTTGATGTCCTCGTCGAACCAGACGGTCGCGCCGTCGATGCCGAAGGTGCAGTGGCCGGCGGTGAGGAACACCGTCGGGGAGACCAGCGTGCCGCTGCAGCGGAACTGCGGCTCGTCCCCGAGGTCGCCGACCATGATGCCGACGTAGGGGTGCTCGCCGTCGTCGGGCGTGCCGTAGCGGATGGCCTCGGCGGGCGAGGCGACGACCAGGGCCAGGCCGAGAGCGGCCGCGGCCGCGAGGATGCCGGGTCTGCGCATGCGTGTCCTCCGTGTGGGGTCCGGGCCCCGGGACCGGGGCGCCGTCACGCTAGCCGCGGCGGAGAGCCCCGTCGACGGTCTGCACCGGTCCGGCCACCTCGGCCGCGTCGGCCGCCCCGGCCACCTCGGCCACGGCCTGCCGGCACACCGCGAGCAGCCGCTGCCGCAGCGGCGCGGCCCGTCCGGCGAGGTCGCGCTGGGCCGCCGCGTACGCCTGGCGGCCGGTCGGGGTCTCGACCGCGACGGGCTCGTGCCCGTAGCCGCTCACGTCGTACGGGCTCGCGCGCATGTCCAGGGTGCGGGCGTCCCGGGCGAGCTCGAAGCAGTCCAGCAGCAGGTCACCGGGCACCAGGGGGCCGAGCTTCAGCGCCCACTTGAGCAGGTCCATCGTCACGTGCACGCACCCGGCGTGGTCGAGGTCCGGCTGGGCGGCGCGGGTGGGGACCGAGGCGTTGAGCGGCACGGCGGCCTCGGTGAAGAACCGGAACGCGTCGATGTGGCTGCACCGCACCGGCAGGCTCTCGACGACGGCGTCGGTCCCCGCCGGGCCCAGCCGCAGCGGCAGGGCGTGGCGCCGCTCGTCGGCCCGGTAGACCATCGCCCACTCGTGCAGCCCGAAGCAGTCGTGCCGCGCGGGCCGCGACGCGACCCCGCCGAGCACGGCGGACACCCACTCCAGGACCCCCGGGCAGCGGTCGGCGAACGCGGCCGGGTCGGCGACCACCGCGGTGCCGGACCCGGTCGCCGTCTCGCGGTAGCCGGGCGGGACGTCGTCGGTGCCGGTCAGGGCGACCCCGGCGCCGGGGTGCCAGCGCGCGAGCCGGCCCGGGCGCAGCGAGTAGTACGTCCACAGGAAGTCGTCGACGGCGTGGCTCTGCCGGGCCTCGCGTCGCGCCCGGTGCGCGGCCGACAGCCCTGCGGCGCGGGCCTCGTGGGCCTCGCGCAGCGGTCGCCACCCCTCGGGCCCCAGCACCAGCACGGGCAGCAGCCTAGGCAGGGCCGCCGCCGTCCGCCGGTAGCCTGCGGCCGTGCGCATCGCGAGGTACACCGCAGGGGAGGACCCGGTCTTCGGGATCGTCGAGGGGGACCCGGGCGAGGAGCGGGTGCACCAGATCGCCGGCGACCCGATCTACGCCGAGCCGGTGCGGACCGGCGCCGTGCACGCCCTGGCCGAGGTCCGCCTGCTCGCCCCCGTCATCCCGCGCAGCAAGATCGTCGGGATCGGCAAGAACTACGCCGACCACGCCGCCGAGATGGGCGGCGAGGCCCCCACCGAGCCGGCGATGTTCCTCAAGCCCAACACCTCGGTGGTCGGCCCGGGCGACCCCGTCGTCCTGCCGTGGCAGAGCACGCACGTCGACTACGAGGGCGAGCTCGCCGTGGTTATCGGCCGGCTGTGCAAGGACGTCCCGCCGGAGCGCGTCCCGGAGGTCGTGTTCGGCTACACCGTCGCCAACGACGTCACCGCGCGCGACCTGCAGAAGAGCGACCTGCAGTGGGCCCGTGCCAAGGGCTTCGACACGTTCTGCCCGCTCGGCCCGTGGCTGGTCACCGCCGACGAGCTCGCCGTCGACGACCTGGCCATCACCACCCGCCTGGACGGGCGCACCGTGCAGGACAGCCGCACCTCGCTGCTCGTGCACGACGTCGTCACGCTGGTCAGCACCGTCAGCGAGGCGTTCACGCTGCTCCCGGGCGACGTCATCCTCACCGGCACCCCCGCCGGAGTGGGCCCGATGCGCGACGGCCAGGTGGTCGAGATCGAGATCGAGGGCATCGGCGTGCTGCGCAACCCCGTGCGCGACTCCGGCTCGGGGGGCCTGGCGTGAGCCTGCTGCTGAGCGCCGGCACCGAC
It encodes the following:
- a CDS encoding L,D-transpeptidase family protein, with the protein product LLVPAAAASGADPVPPAAPVTTQAAAPAAGVPVGSLAPGQQVADGSTRLVMQTDGNLVVYAGGAPAWHSRTDGHPGARLVVQGDGNLVVVGPDARPVWDSGTWGLGATDLRLVPGGLSLLLPSGRPVWRDGTWLAATVAAGQDVVPGEPVPSRDRSHRLVLQGDGNLVLYRGAVATWSSRTDGSGADVLRLQADGNLVLLDDGAPVWHTVTAGTAAARLVVQADGNTVLLGATRPVWDSRGATGAAAHHLRAGAVPSWALAVPDRTRQVLRAVPSTRWCSQRWCAVTELWRKASNGTWVQEAAYRSQSGPEGFSPMPRRAGDGTTPSGVYGIATTFSSHATPPGPMPWRRRLPTSTVSGSAAYYNTWIEEPGRTDGTRPSMEYGLWVDFNNARMVPGQGPAPDPRIGSGIFVHTLPATARYIASEGCIAIGERTQMLAVLQWLDPAAQPRVVLGT
- a CDS encoding DUF4394 domain-containing protein, which translates into the protein MRPTPPALVAAAAVAAGLALSLAAPASAVHEEVQVTGLTQSGRLVTFAAGDPGTILSTVRVTGLGGDLVGIDYRPLTDQLYGVVRGAGGAGSIVVIDDTTGQVLSSTALRGVDGAPVVLAGGSFGVDVNPAADALRIVSDSGQNLRVLLSDRAAGALGTTFVDGTITPAGSAVVGAAYTGSDTDPATGTALYDLSAAGDSLVLQDPPNAGALKPVGPLGRAVGEKAGFDIYTEGTTNIALVSLVDRGRATLSVVDLATGAVNPASTMEIGTRPAVVDIAVPTDQ
- a CDS encoding S1 family peptidase, translating into MRRPGILAAAAALGLALVVASPAEAIRYGTPDDGEHPYVGIMVGDLGDEPQFRCSGTLVSPTVFLTAGHCTFGIDGATVWFDEDINDREASGYPGGGETSVEGTPYTHPDYDDAAFYSHDLGVVVLDEPVVLEEYGEIPEAGYFDALFARKGAVKQTFTAVGYGLQRSQPVQTGLTEASLERLQASPLRVINQDPLKTGAAVLLSNNASSGGTCSGDSGGPTFVGDSNLVVAVTSYGMNARCAGTGGVYRVDTADDLAWLATFGIYPGENW
- a CDS encoding 3-methyladenine DNA glycosylase, with protein sequence MLVLGPEGWRPLREAHEARAAGLSAAHRARREARQSHAVDDFLWTYYSLRPGRLARWHPGAGVALTGTDDVPPGYRETATGSGTAVVADPAAFADRCPGVLEWVSAVLGGVASRPARHDCFGLHEWAMVYRADERRHALPLRLGPAGTDAVVESLPVRCSHIDAFRFFTEAAVPLNASVPTRAAQPDLDHAGCVHVTMDLLKWALKLGPLVPGDLLLDCFELARDARTLDMRASPYDVSGYGHEPVAVETPTGRQAYAAAQRDLAGRAAPLRQRLLAVCRQAVAEVAGAADAAEVAGPVQTVDGALRRG
- a CDS encoding fumarylacetoacetate hydrolase family protein, whose translation is MRIARYTAGEDPVFGIVEGDPGEERVHQIAGDPIYAEPVRTGAVHALAEVRLLAPVIPRSKIVGIGKNYADHAAEMGGEAPTEPAMFLKPNTSVVGPGDPVVLPWQSTHVDYEGELAVVIGRLCKDVPPERVPEVVFGYTVANDVTARDLQKSDLQWARAKGFDTFCPLGPWLVTADELAVDDLAITTRLDGRTVQDSRTSLLVHDVVTLVSTVSEAFTLLPGDVILTGTPAGVGPMRDGQVVEIEIEGIGVLRNPVRDSGSGGLA